The Apibacter raozihei DNA segment ATAGAGTGTTTAATATTAAACTGAAAAACGAATTAATTTATCTTAACAATTTCTAAATTATTTTTCATTGATTTTTTTTATTTAAATAGCTTTGTATAAAGTACTTTCATATAATTTTTTTAATAAGAAATATCGTTATAATTAGTAACAGGTTAAAATATGATAAAATTCATTATTTAATTCTTTGTTTAAACGGTTAAATAAAATAAATTTGCGAAATAAACCACAAAAGTCTAACTAAATTTTTTTAATATGAATACCAAATATCTATACTGGATTACTTTTATAGCGGTTAATGGGGGACTGTTATTCGGATTGAATATGGCAGGTATAGCGGGTGCTAATGACTTAATAAAAAATGACTTTAGTTTAAGTGATTCGGGTCTGGGTACTGTTGCTAGTTTTTTAATGATTGGTTGCTTAATAGGAGCACTTTTTACAGGAAAGTTTGCTGAAAAATACGGAAGAAAAAAAGTAATGTTGGTGACTGCTTTGCTTTACGTTATTTCTTCTTTAGGATGTGCATTTGCAGAAGGTTTTGCAGGTTTAACCTTTTTTAGGGTTCTTTCCGGTTTTGCTGTAGGAGCAACATCGGTTGTCGGGCCTATGTATATATCTGAAATTTCGCCTGCAAGTAAACGAGGAACCTTGGTATCATTCAATCAATTTGCTATAACTATAGGTATATTTTTAGCATATGTATTTGATTATTTTTTGATCAACCTGGGTGAAAACAGTTGGAGGTATATGCTTGCTGTTCCTGCATTATTTGGTGTTTTGTATTTAATATTTCTTCTTACTTCTTTTCCAGAAAGTCCAAGATGGTTGCTTGCTAATAATAAAAAAGAACAGGCAGTTTCAGTACTTCAAAAAATCGGGGGAAAAAATTATGTAGATAATGAACTTCCTGATATGGAAAACTCAATAAATTCAGAATTGAATAAGGATAAAGTCAGTTTGAAAGAACTATTTTCAGGTAAAACAGGAAAAATAGTGTTGATAGGAACTCTTATTGCTGCATTTCAGCAAATAACGGGAATCAATGCGGTATTAATTTTTGCACCTGATATTTTTCGCTCTGCAGGTGTAGGAGGTGACACAGCATTGTTACAATCTATGGTTGTAGGACTAGTAAATGTTTTAATGACGATTGTTGCTTTAAAATTAGTTGATACCAAAGGGCGTAAAACTTTATTGTTATGGGGGGCTTTCGGTATGATAGTATCATTGGCATATCTTACCTTTGCTTTTTCTCAATCCGAGAAAAATACATGGGGAGTTCTAATCGCTCTTTTAGGATATATTTCTTTCTTTGCGGCTTCTTTTGCACCTGTTATGTGGGTAATTATATCTGAGATTTATCCTAATAGGATTAAAGGTTTGGCTATGTCTTTTTCAACAGCTGTAAGTTGGGGATGTACTTTTTTAACCGTTTATTTTGCCCCGATAATCAGAGCAGACTTAGGAGACAGTGCATTGTTTGGAATTTTTGGTATATTTACGGTAATAGCGTTTATATTTGTTAGAATTTGGATTCCTGAAACTAAGGGAAAATCATTGGAACAAATTGAAAAAGAGCTAGGATTATAGTAATGATAAACTAAAAATTTAATGATAATTTAACTATGAAAAGAGTCTCAATTAAAGATGTTGCTTTAAAAGTAGGTGTATCTACAGCATTGGTTTCTTATGTAATGAATGGGCGCCATACAGACAGAATTAATAAGGATACGGCTAAAAAAATAAAAAAAGCCGCTAAAGAGTTAAATTATAGACCTAGTAAGATTGCTCAAAGTCTTAAATCTAACCGGACCAATTCTATTGCACTCTTAGTAGCGGATATAGCAAATCCGTTCGCTTCTCAGATTGCAAGAATTATTGAAGATGAAGTCAGTAAGAAAGGATATGTTGTTCTTATAGGAAGTTCAGATGAAAAAGCAGAAAAGCTTAAGCAGCTTATAGATTTATTTATGAACAGGCAGGTAGATGGTTTTATCATAGCTCCGGTTCAGGGATCTGAAAAGTGTATACAAGAATTAATCAAAGCTAAGGCTCCTTTAGTTTTAATAGATAGATATTTTGAAAATATGAAGGTTCCGGTAATTACAACTAATAATTATGGTATAGCTTATCAGGCAACTGAACATTTAATAAAAAGAGGAAGAAAAAATATTGGTGTTTTAGCTTATAATACAAATTTGCTTCACTTAAACGAAAGGGTTAATGGTTACAAAAGAGCCTTGCAGGATCATGGCATTTCAGACAATCCTGATAATGTAAAATATATCAATGAAATTGAAATACAAAAAGAAGTAGATCTAGCGCTGGAAAATTTATTTTCTGCAGATGATAAAATAGATGCATTATTTTTTACCACTAATAAACTTGCAATTTCAGGATTAAAAAAAATAATGACTATGAATATCAAAATTCCTGAAGAATTAGCTTTGTTAACCTTTGATGAATCAGAAGCTTTTGAAATTTTTAAAACTCCTGTAACTCATATAAAACAGCCTTTGCAGGATATAGCCAGAGAATCTGTTGAGATTCTTACCGGAATCATCGAAAATAAAAATTTAAAGTACAAACCAAGAGTTTATAATTCAAAATTAATAATAAAACAATCTACCTAAAATCATACAAATGGGAAATGATATAAACACAAAAAAGTCAGTAATTTGCTTCGGAGAAATATTATGGGATATATTTCCTTCAGGAAAAAAAATTGGGGGTGCTCCCTTCAATGTTGCATACCATTTAAATAAAATGGGAGTGGATGGAAGAATGATTAGCTGTATAGGTAAAGATAAGCTGGGAGAAGAATTAATTTCACGCGTTAAAGAAGCATCCATATCTACAAAGGAATGTCAGGTAAATGCTGAATATGATACCGGAACAGTTATAGCAGATATTGATGAAAATAATGAAGCCCATTATACAATAGTTGAACCAGTGGCCTGGGATTTTATTCAGTGGAAAGATGATTATGAGAATCTGGTTAAAAACTCTTCCGCTTTTGTTTTTGGAAGTTTAGGAACTAGAAACAATGTGTCAAAAAATACGTTGTTACAGTTATTAAAACTGGCACCTTACAAAGTTTTTGATATAAATTTAAGACCTCCATATATTTCACAAGTATCAATAATAGAATTTATCAAACAATCGGATTTAGTAAAGATGAATAAAGCCGAATTAAGGCAATTACTGGAATGGATAGGGAAAGAATATACTACAGAAGAAGAAGCTGTAAAATACGTTCAGAAATGCTTCAATCTGGATGGGCTGATAATAACTAAAGGTAGTAAAGGAGCAGTATATTGTGATAAAGAACAATATATATTCTCTGAAGCAGTAAAAGTAGAAGTAAAAGATACGGTGGGTAGTGGTGATTCTTTTTTAGCTGGATTTCTTTCTAAAAAAGTCAACGGATTTTCTGCGTCAGAAGCTATGAAAGAAGCTATCTCTTTAGGGGCTTTTATTACTAATCACGAAGGAGCTTGTCCGGTATATGAGATAAACGATTTTCATGATTTTATAAAAAACAGAACTGAAAAAGAGGTACATATTTAAACGATTAACTTAATTAACACTTTAAAAAGTCTGTTCCTGTCATTCAGAAAGGGCAGACTTTTCATTTATTGAGTAGCATTAATAATTTAAAAGTATTTCTATAAAATTATAAAAAAAGGCTGTGGAATTGCCCACAGCCTTTTTTCAATTATAAATTATATTTATTGACAATTCGAAGAGCAATTGTTCGTTTTAATCTGTTCAAAAAAATCATTACCCTTATTATCTACCAGAATAAATGCTGGAAAATTTTCAACTTCTATTTTCCATATAGCTTCCATTCCCAGTTCAGGATATTCCAGGCATTCTAAACTTTTAATATTGGATTGAGCCAGTATTGCTGCAGGCCCGCCGATACTGCCAAGATAAAAACCTCCGTGTTTCTTACAGGCATCAGTAACTTGTTTGCTTCGGTTACCCTTAGCAATCATAATAAGACTTCCTCCTTCCGATTGAAAAGAATCTACATAGGAATCCATTCTTCCGGCTGTGGTAGGTCCCATGGAACCAGAGGCGTAGCCTTGAGGCGTTTTTGCAGGCCCTGCGTAATATATAGGATGATCTTTAATATACGAAGGTAGTCCTTCACCATTATCTATTTTTTCCTGTAATTTAGCATGAGCAATATCTCTACCCACGATAATGGTTCCGGAAAGAGACAATCTTGTAGAAACAGGGTATTGAGATAATTCTTTTAGAATTTCGCTCATAGGCTGATCAAGATTAATTTTGATTCCACCTGCTTCACCTGCTTTCTGATATTCTTCAGGAATCAATCTGGCAGGATTATCCTCAAGTTTTTCAAGCCAGATACCCTCCTTATTGATTTTTGCTTTAATGTTTCGATCGGCAGAACAGGAAACTCCCATTCCCACTGGGCAGGAAGCACCATGTCGCGGAAGGCGTATTACACGAATGTCGTGGGCGAAAAATTTACCGCCGAACTGTGCACCTAACCCTAATTCCTGAGCTGCTTTTAACAATCTTTTTTCCATTTCTAAATCGCGGAAAGCACGTCCTCCTTCATTTCCGGATGTGGCCAGGTTATCATAATACTTAGTAGAGGCTAACTTAACGGTTTTAAGATTAGTTTCTGCAGAGGTTCCTCCGATAACAAAAGCAATATGATAAGGAGGGCAGGCAGCAGTACCCAAAGATTTCATTTTATCAACTAAAAATGAAAACAGCTTTTCAGGAGTAAGTAAAGCTTTCGTTTCCTGATATAAATAAGTTTTATTGGCAGAACCTCCCCCTTTAGCCACAAATAAAAATTTATATTCCTGTCCGTCTGTTGCATATAAATCGATTTGAGCAGGTAGATTGGTTCCTGTGTTGACCTCTTGATACATATCCAGAGGAGCATTCTGTGAATATCTCAGGTTATCTGTTGTAAAAGTATTATAAACTCCTCTTGAAAGTGATTCTTCATCTTTTCCGCCTGTCCAAACGTACTGACCTTTCTTACCCATTATTATCGCTGTACCCGTGTCCTGACAGAATGGAAGTATACCCTTGGAAGAAATCTCAGAATTTCTCAAGAAAGTCAAAGCCACAAATTTATCATTTTCGCTGGCTTCGGGATCTGATAAAATTGTTGCAACTTGTTGCTGATGTTCAGGTCGGAGTAAAAATTCTACATTGTGAAATGCATGCTGTGCCAGCAGTGTAAGCCCTTCAGGCTCAATTTTTAAAATTTCCTTTCCATCAAATTCGGAGGTAGATATGTAATCCTTCGTTAATAAATAATACTCAGTGGAATCCTTTCCTTGTTCAAAAGTAGCCTGATACTTAAATTCAGTTGTTGCCATATTTTTTATTAGTTTGTAGTATGTGAATGATGGCAAAATTAAGTATTGGGTAAATGTAAAAATATGATATTTAAACGGTTTTTATTATTAGTATGATATTTATAATCATTACAAATAAGAATTTTATTAATATTCCATCCATTTCTGTATTCATGTGTACTACATGACAGATGATTTAACCGGTTAATTATTGCAAATAAAAAAATCCGGAAAAATGTCCGGATTTTAATAATACATTAATTTATAATTGGTTACAATTATCTTATGGTAAATAATAACTCTCTGTACTTAGTTAAAGGCCACATTTCATTATCTATAAGCATTTCCAATGCATCAGAATGTTCTCTCAATAAAGAGAAAATAGGTTTAACTTTATTACAGAAAGCTTCCGCTTGTTTGGAAGGATCTTCGATTTCAATAGCTTTTTCTCTCTCTTTAAATAGCTTATCAACATTACTTTTGATTTCCGTAATATGAGTTGAAATGGTTTTTATCAAATCCAATTGTTCTTTACACATGGTTTTCATTTCCTTTTCCCCGAAAATTTCCTTCAGCCCTTTTGCATTCTCAATAAGTTTAGTTTGATAATCTACAGCTACAGGAACAATATGATTACGAGCCATATCACCTAAAACCTTGGCTTCAATAGAAATCATTTTTGAGTATTTCTCAAGTTTTATTTCATTTCGAGCCTCAATTTCCTTTGTACTTAAAATACCTAATTGTTCAAAAGGTTCGATTAAGTTCTTTTGCAGCTCAAATTTAAGTGCCTCCGGAGTTGTTTTTCTATTTTCCAGACCTCTTTTTTCTGCCTCTTTAACCCAGTCATCACTATATCCGTCGCCTTCAAATAAAATTTTTCTTGATGCTTTAATATAATCACGTAAAATATTGAAAATAGCTTCGTCTTTTTTAAGTCCTTTTTCTACCAAAGCATCTACTTCTTTTTTGAATTTTTGAAGCTGATACGCCATGATTGTATTAAGAACAGTCATCGGTTCACCACAGTTAGCCTGAGAACCTACAGCCCGGAATTCAAATTTATTACCTGTAAAAGCAAACGGTGAAGTTCTGTTTCTGTCAGTATTATCTAATAACAATTCAGGAATTTTTCCAACAATATTTAGTTTAAGATCGGTTTTTTCATCCGGAGATAATTTTCCTTTAGTCACCTTTTCAAGTTCATCTAAAACTCGAGTTAACTGAGAACCAATAAAAATAGAAATGATGGCAGGAGGAGCTTCATTAGCACCTAATCTGTGATCGTTACCAGCAGAAGCAATTGCAGAACGTAATAAGTCGCCATAGTCATGAACCGCTTTTATAGTATTGATAAAAAATGTCAGAAATTGTAAATTTTTCTTCGGATTTTTTCCTGGACTCAACAAGTTTTCACCTGTATCGGTAGACAATGACCAGTTATTGTGTTTTCCACTTCCATTAACACCATCAAAAGGTTTTTCATGGAAAAGAATGCTTAGTCCGTGTCTTCTGCTTACTTTTTTCATCACATCCATCAGTAGAGAATTATGATCTACTGCCAGATTTGCCTCCTCAAATAGAGGCGCAAGTTCGAACTGATTAGGAGCCACTTCATTATGTCTTGTAGTAACAGGAATTCCCAGTTTCATGCAATCGATTTCTAATTCTTTCATGAAATTCCGAACCCGGGTAGGAATAGATCCGAAATAATGATCTTCCAGCTGTTGTCCTTTAGCCGGAGCATGACCTAATAAAGTTCTACCCGTTAAAACTAAATCCGGACGAGTTTGAAATAAGGAAGAATCTACCAGAAAATATTCCTGTTCCCATCCTAAGGTAGAATATACTTTAGTAACATTTTTGTCAAAATAGGCCTGACATACTTCTGTTGCAGCTTCATCTACAGATTGAAGAGCTCTTAGAAGAGGAGTTTTGTAATCCAGAGTTTCTCCTGTATAGGAAACAAATATAGAAGGAATACACAGAGTGGTATCAATAATAAATGCCGGAGATGTTGGATCCCATGCGGTATATCCTCTGGCTTCAAAAGTATTCCGTATTCCTCCATTTGGAAAACTGGAGGCATCTGGTTCCTGCTGAATTAATAAAGAACCGCTGAATCTTTCTATAGCACGCCCTTCACCAATCGGATTAAAAAATGAGTCATGTTTTTCTGCAGTTTCTCCCGTTAAGGGTTGAAACCAGTGTGTATAGTGAGTTACTCCTTTAGACATTGCCCAATCTTTCATAGCTACAGCTACCTGATCAGCAATTTCACGAGTTATTTTTTTACCATATTTCATAGCATCCAAAATGCTTTGATAAGCATCTTTGGTTAAATATTCTCTCATCGTCGATTCAGAGAATACATGTTCACAATATAATTCAGATAATTTTTTTGGAACTTCAATACGTCTGGGTTGTAGATAAGGAAGTCTTTTTAAAGCATAAAATCGTAATGTTGACATAAAGGTATGTTTTTGTAGGGCAAATATAAAAATAAAAATAAAAATATGAGCGATACCCCCTTGTTTTTTATGAGATTGTTTTTAAATGATACTAAATAATTTCGTTTTTCTATGTGTATTCTTAATAATAACAATTTTTTTTAGGTATTTGCCAATATTATAATCCTACAGTACTCATTTAATGCAAAATTGATAAATAAATAAAAAGTAAAATTTATCAGACAGTTTAAATCCAAAAAGTTATAAATTAAAAGAATAAATTGTAATATCAGTAATTCTGCTGGTTACCTGAAGTTAGATTTGGTAGTTTCTTTTAACTCAAAATTAACCAGTAAAATCAATTTTAATTAGTAAATTTATCCAAATAAAACAGTAAAAAACATGGAATACAGAAAACTAGGAAAATCGGACTTATCCGTTTCAGTAATTACTTTCGGAGCCTGGGCTGCCGGAGGCTGGATGTGGGGAGGTACAGAAAGGAAACAATCTGTGGAAGCAATCAAGGCCGGATATGAAGTAGGAATGACATCTATAGATACAGCTCCCATTTACGGGCAAGGAACCAGTGAGGAAATAGTAGGGGAGGCCATTAAAGATTTACCGAGAGATAAAGTTCAAATTCTGACCAAATTTGGAATGCGTTGGGATCTGACTAAAGGAGATCTGGCTATGCACAGCAAAGATAATTCAGGAAAAGCTATTGATATTTATAAGTATGCAGGTAAAGAAAGTGTTATATACGAATGCGAGCAAAGTTTAAAAAGATTAGGAACAGATTATATAGACTTATATCAGATACACTGGCCTGAAACTGTAACTCCCATTCACGAAACTTTTGAAGCTGTAGCCCGATTGAAGGAGCAGGGGAAGATAAGATATGCTGCTGTATGCAATTATTCTGCTTCTCAGGTATCTGAAGCAGATTTGGTTTGTGAAATTGTATCGGATCAGGTTCCCTATAGTATGATGAATCGTAAAATAGAAGAGGAGCTTGTACCGTATTGTATAAATAGCCAAAAATCAATTTTAGCATACAGTCCCATGGAAAGAGGATTGTTAACCGGAAAGATAAAGCCTGGACATTCTTTTGCAGAAGGAGATGCCAGAAGCGAAATGAAAATATATCAGCCCGAAAGCATAGAAAAAGTAAATGCATTTCTTCAAAAAATAAAACCGATTGCTGATGAGCAA contains these protein-coding regions:
- a CDS encoding sugar porter family MFS transporter, whose product is MNTKYLYWITFIAVNGGLLFGLNMAGIAGANDLIKNDFSLSDSGLGTVASFLMIGCLIGALFTGKFAEKYGRKKVMLVTALLYVISSLGCAFAEGFAGLTFFRVLSGFAVGATSVVGPMYISEISPASKRGTLVSFNQFAITIGIFLAYVFDYFLINLGENSWRYMLAVPALFGVLYLIFLLTSFPESPRWLLANNKKEQAVSVLQKIGGKNYVDNELPDMENSINSELNKDKVSLKELFSGKTGKIVLIGTLIAAFQQITGINAVLIFAPDIFRSAGVGGDTALLQSMVVGLVNVLMTIVALKLVDTKGRKTLLLWGAFGMIVSLAYLTFAFSQSEKNTWGVLIALLGYISFFAASFAPVMWVIISEIYPNRIKGLAMSFSTAVSWGCTFLTVYFAPIIRADLGDSALFGIFGIFTVIAFIFVRIWIPETKGKSLEQIEKELGL
- a CDS encoding substrate-binding domain-containing protein, with protein sequence MKRVSIKDVALKVGVSTALVSYVMNGRHTDRINKDTAKKIKKAAKELNYRPSKIAQSLKSNRTNSIALLVADIANPFASQIARIIEDEVSKKGYVVLIGSSDEKAEKLKQLIDLFMNRQVDGFIIAPVQGSEKCIQELIKAKAPLVLIDRYFENMKVPVITTNNYGIAYQATEHLIKRGRKNIGVLAYNTNLLHLNERVNGYKRALQDHGISDNPDNVKYINEIEIQKEVDLALENLFSADDKIDALFFTTNKLAISGLKKIMTMNIKIPEELALLTFDESEAFEIFKTPVTHIKQPLQDIARESVEILTGIIENKNLKYKPRVYNSKLIIKQST
- a CDS encoding carbohydrate kinase family protein; the protein is MGNDINTKKSVICFGEILWDIFPSGKKIGGAPFNVAYHLNKMGVDGRMISCIGKDKLGEELISRVKEASISTKECQVNAEYDTGTVIADIDENNEAHYTIVEPVAWDFIQWKDDYENLVKNSSAFVFGSLGTRNNVSKNTLLQLLKLAPYKVFDINLRPPYISQVSIIEFIKQSDLVKMNKAELRQLLEWIGKEYTTEEEAVKYVQKCFNLDGLIITKGSKGAVYCDKEQYIFSEAVKVEVKDTVGSGDSFLAGFLSKKVNGFSASEAMKEAISLGAFITNHEGACPVYEINDFHDFIKNRTEKEVHI
- a CDS encoding fumarate hydratase; the protein is MATTEFKYQATFEQGKDSTEYYLLTKDYISTSEFDGKEILKIEPEGLTLLAQHAFHNVEFLLRPEHQQQVATILSDPEASENDKFVALTFLRNSEISSKGILPFCQDTGTAIIMGKKGQYVWTGGKDEESLSRGVYNTFTTDNLRYSQNAPLDMYQEVNTGTNLPAQIDLYATDGQEYKFLFVAKGGGSANKTYLYQETKALLTPEKLFSFLVDKMKSLGTAACPPYHIAFVIGGTSAETNLKTVKLASTKYYDNLATSGNEGGRAFRDLEMEKRLLKAAQELGLGAQFGGKFFAHDIRVIRLPRHGASCPVGMGVSCSADRNIKAKINKEGIWLEKLEDNPARLIPEEYQKAGEAGGIKINLDQPMSEILKELSQYPVSTRLSLSGTIIVGRDIAHAKLQEKIDNGEGLPSYIKDHPIYYAGPAKTPQGYASGSMGPTTAGRMDSYVDSFQSEGGSLIMIAKGNRSKQVTDACKKHGGFYLGSIGGPAAILAQSNIKSLECLEYPELGMEAIWKIEVENFPAFILVDNKGNDFFEQIKTNNCSSNCQ
- a CDS encoding glutamine synthetase III family protein is translated as MSTLRFYALKRLPYLQPRRIEVPKKLSELYCEHVFSESTMREYLTKDAYQSILDAMKYGKKITREIADQVAVAMKDWAMSKGVTHYTHWFQPLTGETAEKHDSFFNPIGEGRAIERFSGSLLIQQEPDASSFPNGGIRNTFEARGYTAWDPTSPAFIIDTTLCIPSIFVSYTGETLDYKTPLLRALQSVDEAATEVCQAYFDKNVTKVYSTLGWEQEYFLVDSSLFQTRPDLVLTGRTLLGHAPAKGQQLEDHYFGSIPTRVRNFMKELEIDCMKLGIPVTTRHNEVAPNQFELAPLFEEANLAVDHNSLLMDVMKKVSRRHGLSILFHEKPFDGVNGSGKHNNWSLSTDTGENLLSPGKNPKKNLQFLTFFINTIKAVHDYGDLLRSAIASAGNDHRLGANEAPPAIISIFIGSQLTRVLDELEKVTKGKLSPDEKTDLKLNIVGKIPELLLDNTDRNRTSPFAFTGNKFEFRAVGSQANCGEPMTVLNTIMAYQLQKFKKEVDALVEKGLKKDEAIFNILRDYIKASRKILFEGDGYSDDWVKEAEKRGLENRKTTPEALKFELQKNLIEPFEQLGILSTKEIEARNEIKLEKYSKMISIEAKVLGDMARNHIVPVAVDYQTKLIENAKGLKEIFGEKEMKTMCKEQLDLIKTISTHITEIKSNVDKLFKEREKAIEIEDPSKQAEAFCNKVKPIFSLLREHSDALEMLIDNEMWPLTKYRELLFTIR
- a CDS encoding aldo/keto reductase, with amino-acid sequence MEYRKLGKSDLSVSVITFGAWAAGGWMWGGTERKQSVEAIKAGYEVGMTSIDTAPIYGQGTSEEIVGEAIKDLPRDKVQILTKFGMRWDLTKGDLAMHSKDNSGKAIDIYKYAGKESVIYECEQSLKRLGTDYIDLYQIHWPETVTPIHETFEAVARLKEQGKIRYAAVCNYSASQVSEADLVCEIVSDQVPYSMMNRKIEEELVPYCINSQKSILAYSPMERGLLTGKIKPGHSFAEGDARSEMKIYQPESIEKVNAFLQKIKPIADEQGATLAQLVLKWTIEQPGITIALAGARNAEQTIQNAKAAELKLTSQHIEFINSELSKL